In a single window of the Streptomyces sp. NBC_00094 genome:
- a CDS encoding LacI family DNA-binding transcriptional regulator — protein sequence MAEVAAKAGVSSQTVSRVANNHDNVDETTRAKVLEAMQALGYRPNAAARALVTGKFGALGVVSFDVGAHGNARTLAAIADAAREAGFSVNFMGIRAQTEAAVQQAFRHLMLQSVDGIVLIESQMLDTPSLRLPPTMPVVVADGDTGHRYPNVDFDQARGTQSVVSHLLELGHRTVHHVSGPRDSFAARRRSEAWERTLVAAGAPVPPTLYGDWSAESGYLAGRTLAEAPGVTAVFAANDQMALGVLRAMREAGRKVPDEVSVAGFDDVPEAPYFEPPLTTVHQDFDVVGRHCVTLLLEQIEHRANGPHRLAVEPTLVVRGSTAPPPA from the coding sequence ATGGCCGAGGTCGCGGCGAAGGCGGGGGTCTCCTCCCAGACCGTCTCCCGCGTGGCCAACAACCACGACAACGTGGACGAGACGACCCGCGCCAAGGTGCTGGAGGCCATGCAGGCCCTCGGATACCGCCCCAACGCGGCGGCCCGGGCGCTGGTCACCGGCAAGTTCGGGGCACTGGGTGTGGTCAGCTTCGACGTCGGGGCCCACGGCAACGCCCGGACGCTGGCGGCCATCGCCGACGCGGCGCGCGAGGCCGGCTTCTCGGTCAACTTCATGGGCATACGCGCACAGACCGAAGCCGCCGTACAGCAGGCCTTCCGGCACCTCATGCTGCAGTCGGTCGACGGCATCGTGCTCATCGAGTCGCAGATGCTCGACACGCCGTCACTGCGCCTGCCGCCCACGATGCCGGTGGTCGTGGCCGACGGCGACACCGGGCACCGCTACCCCAACGTCGACTTCGACCAGGCCCGCGGCACCCAGAGCGTGGTCAGCCACCTCCTCGAGCTGGGCCACCGCACGGTGCACCACGTCAGCGGCCCGCGCGACTCCTTCGCGGCCCGGCGGCGCTCCGAGGCCTGGGAGCGCACCCTGGTCGCGGCCGGAGCCCCCGTACCGCCGACCCTGTACGGAGACTGGAGCGCCGAGTCCGGCTATCTGGCCGGCCGTACGCTCGCCGAGGCGCCGGGCGTCACGGCGGTGTTCGCGGCGAACGACCAGATGGCGCTGGGCGTGCTGCGCGCCATGCGCGAGGCGGGGCGGAAGGTGCCGGACGAGGTCAGCGTGGCGGGCTTCGACGACGTCCCCGAGGCCCCGTACTTCGAACCGCCGCTCACCACGGTCCACCAGGACTTCGACGTGGTGGGCCGGCACTGCGTGACCCTGCTCCTGGAGCAGATCGAGCACCGCGCCAACGGCCCGCACCGGCTCGCCGTGGAACCCACCCTCGTGGTCCGGGGCAGCACCGCGCCCCCGCCCGCCTGA
- a CDS encoding RICIN domain-containing protein has product MRLKISGTAALLSALSALLLSLLAAVGTAYAAPVTIANGTQFTAPDGSPVHAHGGGVVKVGEYYYWFGENRNADNTFRYVSAYRSTDLKTWEFRNHVLTEASDPELDWANIERPKVVYNNATGQFVMWMHKENGSDYGEARAAVAVSSTVDGDYTWRGSFRPLGHMSRDITTFVDTDGTGYMISAANENADLHVYRLTADYTGIESQVQKLWSGQWREAPAMFKRNGVYFLLTSGATGWSPNQQKYATASSITGSWTDLKDVGDSTTYRSQTAYVLPVQGTKGTSFLYMGDRWGNSMGGMVNDSQYVWLPLTFPTNTSMTMEYSPQLTIDTAAGTVTGMSGPWETLSARHSGKCADVANFDSADGAALIQWGCGGGVNQHFWIKKLGTGYVQIMARNSGKCLDIAGSSTADGASAVQNTCNGSTSQQWKVRTTDVAGYVELVARHSGKCLDVVNWSTGDGTALDQWTCNSGDNQKWRRAAA; this is encoded by the coding sequence ATGCGACTCAAGATCTCCGGAACGGCGGCACTCCTCTCCGCCCTTTCCGCCCTCCTCCTCTCCCTCCTCGCCGCCGTGGGCACCGCCTATGCCGCCCCGGTGACCATCGCCAACGGGACGCAGTTCACCGCTCCCGACGGCAGCCCCGTGCACGCCCACGGTGGTGGCGTGGTCAAGGTCGGCGAGTACTACTACTGGTTCGGCGAGAACCGGAACGCCGACAACACCTTCCGGTACGTCTCCGCCTACCGCTCCACCGACCTGAAGACCTGGGAGTTCCGCAACCACGTCCTGACCGAGGCGTCGGACCCGGAGCTGGACTGGGCCAACATCGAGCGCCCGAAGGTTGTGTACAACAACGCCACCGGGCAGTTCGTGATGTGGATGCACAAGGAGAACGGCTCGGACTACGGGGAGGCGCGCGCCGCCGTCGCCGTCTCGTCCACGGTGGACGGCGACTACACCTGGCGCGGCAGCTTCCGGCCCCTCGGCCACATGTCCCGGGACATCACGACCTTCGTCGACACCGACGGCACCGGCTACATGATCTCGGCCGCCAACGAGAACGCGGACCTGCACGTGTACCGGCTGACCGCCGACTACACCGGGATCGAGTCCCAGGTCCAGAAGCTGTGGTCGGGCCAGTGGCGTGAGGCGCCCGCCATGTTCAAGCGCAACGGCGTCTACTTCCTCCTCACCTCCGGTGCCACCGGCTGGTCCCCGAACCAGCAGAAGTACGCCACCGCGAGCAGCATCACCGGTTCCTGGACCGACCTGAAGGACGTGGGCGACTCCACGACCTACCGCAGCCAGACCGCCTACGTCCTGCCGGTCCAGGGCACCAAGGGCACCAGCTTCCTCTACATGGGCGACCGCTGGGGCAACTCCATGGGCGGCATGGTCAACGACTCCCAGTACGTCTGGCTGCCGCTGACCTTCCCCACGAACACCTCCATGACGATGGAGTACTCCCCGCAGCTCACCATCGACACCGCCGCCGGGACCGTGACCGGGATGAGCGGCCCCTGGGAGACGCTGAGCGCCCGCCACAGCGGCAAGTGCGCCGACGTGGCGAACTTCGACTCGGCCGACGGCGCCGCGCTGATCCAGTGGGGCTGCGGCGGAGGCGTCAACCAGCACTTCTGGATCAAGAAGCTGGGCACCGGGTACGTCCAGATCATGGCCCGGAACAGCGGAAAGTGCCTCGACATCGCCGGTTCCTCGACCGCGGACGGGGCCTCGGCGGTGCAGAACACCTGCAACGGCTCCACCTCCCAGCAGTGGAAGGTCCGGACGACCGACGTGGCCGGCTACGTCGAACTCGTCGCCCGGCACAGCGGTAAGTGCCTCGACGTCGTGAACTGGTCGACCGGCGACGGCACCGCCCTCGACCAGTGGACCTGCAACTCGGGCGACAACCAGAAGTGGCGGCGCGCGGCGGCCTGA